DNA sequence from the Stigmatella aurantiaca genome:
TCGCGGGCGTCAATCTTCCCATGTTGCTCAAGGCCAACTCGCTCCGGGGCGAGCACCTGCCCCTCCCGGAGCTGGCGAACCTGCTGGCGTCGTACGGCCAGCGCAACATCACCTGTGCCTCGGCCCTGCTGCGCGAGGCCCAACAGCCGTCACGAACTTGACGGCGTGGCCCGGCTCGGCCATTCGAGGCGGTTGTGATTTCCCTGGTCCGCGTCGACAACCGTCTCATCCACGGGCAAGTGGTCGAGGCCTGGTTGCCGCACCTCAAGGTCTCGCGTCTGATCGTCGCGGATGACGAGGCGGCTTCCAGCCCGCTCATCCGTGCCGCCATGGCCCTGGCGGTGCAGAGCGCCATCGAGGTGCAGATTCTCCCCCTGGCCGAGGTGGACTTCGCGGCCCTGTCCAAGGACGGGGTGCGCACCCTGGTGCTCCTGAGGGACGTGGCCTCGGTGCCCTTCGCCCACGCGCACGGGCTGGCGCTGGAGCAGCTGAACCTGGGCAACGTGCACTTCGTCGCCGGGCGGCGGCAGGTGTCCCCCTCGGTGTTCCTGGCGGAGGCGGAGCTCCAGGCGCTGCAGGGGCTGCAGGCCCAGGGCGTCCGGGTGGAGGCCCGGGCGGTGCCCTCGGAGAAGCCCATCGACCTGGGAGAGCTGGCCGAGCGCTGGACCAAGGCCGGGTGAGGCGGTGAGCGTGGCCTGGACGCAGGTGGCGCTCGCGGGGCTCTGGGGCGGCATGGTCGCCGTGGAGCGCAAGGCGTTCCTCCAGGCCATGCTCTCGCGCCCGCTGGTGTCCGCCACGGTGATGGGGCTGCTCCTGGACGATGTGTCCGCCGGCCTCTACATCGGCATGCTGCTGGAGCTGTTCTACCTGGGCACGGCCAACCTGGGCGCCTCGCTGCCCGAGAACGACACGCTGTCGGCCACCGGCACCGCGGCGGCGGCGGCGGGCATGGCGGCGGCCACCGGTGCGGACTCCACCCAGGCCATCTGGTCCGTGGCCGTGCTGCTCTTCATCCCGCTGGGGCGCATGGGCCGCTATGCGGACCGGCTGCTGGAGGGCTACATGGCGCGGCTCGCCCGGGTGGCGCTCGCCTCGGCGGAGGTGGGCAACCTGTCGCGCGCGGTGCGCCAGAACCTCTGGGGCATGTGGCCGCACTTCGCCATCTATGGCCTGGTGTGCTCGGCGTGCGTGCTGCTGGGCGGCGCGCTCGGGCCGCTGGTGGGGCTCCTGCCGCTGTCGCTGCTGCGGGGGCTGGCGTGGGCGTTTCCCGCCATGGCCTCGGTGGCGGCGGTGCTGGCCGCGCAGGGCAGCCACGCCCGGCGGGCCCCCCTGTTCGCGGCCCTGGGCGCCGCCGGGGTGTGCCTGGCCATCCTCCTGACGCTCTCGCGGGAGGCCGCATGAGCGCCCCGGCCGGCCTCTCCCGGGGCGTGCTGCTGCGCGTCTTCCTGCGCTCGCTGCTCCTGCAGGCCTCGTGGAACCCCAAGGGCATGCAGAACCTGGGGCTCGCCTACACCGTCTTCCCGGCGCTGAGGTCGCTCTACCCGGAGAAGGAAGCCCAGGAGGCCGCGGTGCGCCGGCACCTGGCCTTCTTCAACACCCACCCCTATGTGGCCGCCGCCATCGTGGGCGGGGTGCTCTACCACGAGCAGCGCATCGCCCGGGGCGAGGAGCCCCCGGACAAGGTCATGGCCTTCAAGGCCGCGCTCATGGGGCCCCTGGCGGCGCTGGGGGATGGGTTCTTCTGGCTGTCGCTCAAGCCGGCCGTGGGCGCCATCTGCGCCGGGCTCGTCCCCCTGCTGCATGCGTGGGCGGCCGTGCTCTTCCTCGTGCTCTACAACCTCGTGCACATCACCCTGCGCGCGCGCCTCTACTGGATGGGGCTGTCGCTGGGGGACCGGCTGGTGGAGGCGGTGGCCCGGGACAAGCTGCCGGCGCGCGGGGCCCGGCTGCGCTCGGTGGCGGCGGCGTGCTCCGGCGGGGTGGCGGCCTGGCTGGCGGTGGACCTGGGGCGCACGGCGGGCGGGGCGCCCGCGCCCTGGCTGGTGGCCGGGTGCCTGGTGCTGGGCGTGGTGTCCTATGTGCTCGTGCAGCAGCGGGTCCCCAACTATGTGGTGCTCTACCTCGCGGCGGCGCTCGCCTGCGTGGCCGGAGCGTTCCTTTAAGCGGTGGGAGTCGAGGAGTTCATGGCAAACGTGGCCGAAGGAACATTCGAAATCGTCAACGCGCTGGGGCTGCACGCCCGCGCGGCCGCCCAGCTGGTCAAGGTGGCCAACCGCTTCAAGAGCGACACCACCATTGAACATCAGGGCCAACGTGCCAACGCCAAGTCCATCATGGGTGTGCTGATGTTGGCCGCGGGGCTGGGCTCCCAGGTGAAGCTCACCTGCAAGGGCGAGGACGCGGCGGCGTGCCTGGAGGAGCTCCGGCGCCTCATCGCGGACCGGTTTGGGGAGGCGCAGTAACACAACCCGCTGAACGGAGGACCCGTGAGCACGCAGGCCACACCCACCTTGAGTCTGAAGGGCATCGGCGCGTCCCCGGGCGTCACGGTGGGCAACGCCTTCATCCTGGACCGCAAGCGGGTGCGCACCCCCAAGCTGCGGCTGGCCGAGGCGGAGGTGGAGCCCGAGCGGCTGCGGATGAAGACGGCGCTGGAGTTGTCGGATGGCCAGCTCGCCGAGCTCAAGGAGCAGATTTCCCGCGCGGAGGGGCATGACCACGCCCTCATCCTCGAGGCGCACCGGATGATGCTCCACGACCCGATGCTCGTGGACGAGGTGGACCGGCTCATCGTCGAGGACCGCATCAACGCCGAGTGGGCGGTGCGCCGCGTGGCGCGCAAGCTCAAGCACCTGTTCGACAACATCCCGGACGAGTACTTCCGCGAGCGGCGCTCGGACGTGGACTACGTGGCGGACCGCGTGGTGCGCAACCTCATGGGCCAGGAGGTGGACGAGGAGGTGGCGCTGCCCGAGGGCGCCATCGTCGTGGCGCATGACTTGTCCCCCGCGGACGCGGCGATGATGGCCCGCTCGGGCCGGGTGGGCGGCTTCATCACCGACCTGGGCGGCCAGACGAGCCACACCGCCATCGTGGCCCGGGCGCGCGAGACGCCCGCCGTGGTGGGCGCAGGGCGGGCCAGCGAGCAGATCTCCCCCGGGGACCTGGTGGCGCTGGATGGGGAGACGGGCGTCATCCTGGTGAACCCCACCCCGGAGCAGATCGCCCTGTTCCAGGAGGCGCGGCGGGCGCGGCAGGAGAGCGAGCAGCTCGCGCTGAGGACCAAGGACTTGCCCGCGGTGAGCACGGACGAGTACCGCATCCGGCTCAACGGCAACATGGAGTTCCCGGAGGAAATCCCGTCGCTCCTGGCGCACGGGGCGGAGGGCATCGGCCTGTACCGCACCGAGTTCATGTTCCTGGAGCGCAAGACGGTGCCCACCGAGGAGGAGCACTACCGGGCCTACAAGCAGGTGCTGGAGTCCATGGGCGGCCGGCCCGTCACCATCCGCACGCTGGACCTGGGCGGCGACAAGGTGCCGGGCAAGACGAAGCACGAGAGGGAGCCCAACCCGGCCATGGGCCTGAGGGCCATCCGCTACTGCCTGGCCAACCGGGAGCTGTTCCGCGCGCAGCTCCGGGCGCTCCTGCGCGCCAGCGCGCACGGGAACCTGCGGATCATGGTGCCGCTCATCAGCGGGGTGAGCGAGCTGCGCGAGGCCCGGAGCGAGCTGGAGGCGTGCCGCACGGCGCTCAGCCGCGCCGGGGTGCGCATCGGCAACCGGATTCAGGTGGGCATCATGGTGGAGACGCCCAGCGCGGCGCTCATCGCGGACCGGCTGGCGCAGGAGGCGGACTTCTTCTCCGTCGGCACGAACGATCTCATCCAGTACACCATGGCCATCGACCGGCAGAACCGGGACGTGGCCTACCTGTACAAGCCGCTGCACCTGGCGGTGCTGCGCTCCCTGCAGAACATCGTCGGGGCAGCGAAGGCGGCGGGCATCCCCGTGTCCATGTGCGGCGAGATGGCGGGCGACCCCATCTACGCCCTGGTGCTGCTGGCGCTGGGCTTCGACGAGCTGTCCATGACGGCCGGCCAGGTGCCCATGGTGAAGAACATCCTGCGGCGCTCCAGCCGCGCCGAGGCCCTGGAGCTGCTCAACACCGCCATGGAGCTGACCACGGCGGAGGAAATCGAGCGCCACATCCGCACCGAGATGGAGCGGCGCTTCCTCGCCGCCGAGCCGTGAGCCGCGCCAGGGGTTGACGCGCAAGCGTTGAATCCCTGATTTGAAGATTGTTGAGTTTAATCAGGAAATTCTGCATTCTGTGTCCTCCGTGCGACACCCCGGAGGACACCGGATGATCCGACGTACCGCCCTTGCCCTCGCCTTGTGCGCGACGGCCTGCGCCCCCGAGGAGTTCCCGGCCGATGAGAACGCGGCCGAGGCGCTCCGGCAGGTGGAACAGGCCGCCGAGCCGCTCGACACCCCCACGGAGCGCAACGCCATCCGGTTCCTGGAGCAGGCCACCTTCGGCCCGCGCCTGGCCCGGGGGGCGAGCCCCCGGCCCATCGACGCGGTGGAGCAGGTGGTGGCCGTGGGCATCACCAAGTCCATCACCGCGCAAGTCAGTGCTCCGCGCTCCCTGTTCGATGGCACCAACGACAGCAAGGACCTGGGCTCCCAGTTCTTCGTCAACGCCGTCACGGGACAGGACCAGCTCCGGCAGCGCGTGGCGTTCGCGCTGAGCCAGATCTTCGTCGTCTCGCCCAGCGGCATCGCCAACAACGCCGCCACGCCCGAGTCAGAGCCCAAGGTGGCGATGGCGGGCTTCCTCAACATGCTGTCGGCGAACGCGTTCGGGAACTTCCGCACCCTGCTGGAAGCGGTCACCAAGGACCCCGCCATGGGGAACTACCTGGACCTGGTGAACAACCGCGCGTTCGACACGGCCGGCAAGGCCAAGGAGCCGAACGAGAACTACGCGCGCGAGATGCTCCAGCTCTTCACGCTGGGCCTGCACAAGCTGAACGAGAACGGCACCGTGCAGCTCAACGCCGAGGGGCTGCCCACGCCCGCGTACACCGAGGCGCACGTCCAGGCGTTCTCGCGCGCCCTGTCCGGGTGGACCTTCGCCGCGGCGGCCGGGTGCCCCACCATCGGCCGCACCAACCCGGCCAACTACACGCAGCCCATGATCGGCTGTGACGCGAACCACCTGTCCACCTCCCAGACGCTCCTCCGGGGCGCGGTGACGACGGCGGGCGGTGGCGCCGCGGCGCACCTCAAGCAGGCGCTGGACAACGTCTTCGCCGACCCGAACCTGCCGCCGTTCATCTGCAAGCAGCTCATCCAGCACCTCGTCACCAGCAACCCGAGCCCCGGCTACGTCAGCCGGGTGGTGGCGGTCTTCAAGAACAACGGCAACAACGTGCGCGGCGACCTGGGCGCGGTGGTGCGCAAGATTCTGGAGGACGACGAGGCGCGCGGCCCCCAGCCGCTGGTGCCGCTCTACACCACCTACGGCCGCCTGCGGCCGCCCGCGCTGTTCATCACCTCGGTGGTCCGCTGGCTGGGCGGCAC
Encoded proteins:
- a CDS encoding PTS system mannose/fructose/N-acetylgalactosamine-transporter subunit IIB: MISLVRVDNRLIHGQVVEAWLPHLKVSRLIVADDEAASSPLIRAAMALAVQSAIEVQILPLAEVDFAALSKDGVRTLVLLRDVASVPFAHAHGLALEQLNLGNVHFVAGRRQVSPSVFLAEAELQALQGLQAQGVRVEARAVPSEKPIDLGELAERWTKAG
- a CDS encoding PTS sugar transporter subunit IIC, producing the protein MSVAWTQVALAGLWGGMVAVERKAFLQAMLSRPLVSATVMGLLLDDVSAGLYIGMLLELFYLGTANLGASLPENDTLSATGTAAAAAGMAAATGADSTQAIWSVAVLLFIPLGRMGRYADRLLEGYMARLARVALASAEVGNLSRAVRQNLWGMWPHFAIYGLVCSACVLLGGALGPLVGLLPLSLLRGLAWAFPAMASVAAVLAAQGSHARRAPLFAALGAAGVCLAILLTLSREAA
- a CDS encoding PTS system mannose/fructose/sorbose family transporter subunit IID — encoded protein: MSAPAGLSRGVLLRVFLRSLLLQASWNPKGMQNLGLAYTVFPALRSLYPEKEAQEAAVRRHLAFFNTHPYVAAAIVGGVLYHEQRIARGEEPPDKVMAFKAALMGPLAALGDGFFWLSLKPAVGAICAGLVPLLHAWAAVLFLVLYNLVHITLRARLYWMGLSLGDRLVEAVARDKLPARGARLRSVAAACSGGVAAWLAVDLGRTAGGAPAPWLVAGCLVLGVVSYVLVQQRVPNYVVLYLAAALACVAGAFL
- a CDS encoding HPr family phosphocarrier protein; translation: MANVAEGTFEIVNALGLHARAAAQLVKVANRFKSDTTIEHQGQRANAKSIMGVLMLAAGLGSQVKLTCKGEDAAACLEELRRLIADRFGEAQ
- the ptsP gene encoding phosphoenolpyruvate--protein phosphotransferase, yielding MSTQATPTLSLKGIGASPGVTVGNAFILDRKRVRTPKLRLAEAEVEPERLRMKTALELSDGQLAELKEQISRAEGHDHALILEAHRMMLHDPMLVDEVDRLIVEDRINAEWAVRRVARKLKHLFDNIPDEYFRERRSDVDYVADRVVRNLMGQEVDEEVALPEGAIVVAHDLSPADAAMMARSGRVGGFITDLGGQTSHTAIVARARETPAVVGAGRASEQISPGDLVALDGETGVILVNPTPEQIALFQEARRARQESEQLALRTKDLPAVSTDEYRIRLNGNMEFPEEIPSLLAHGAEGIGLYRTEFMFLERKTVPTEEEHYRAYKQVLESMGGRPVTIRTLDLGGDKVPGKTKHEREPNPAMGLRAIRYCLANRELFRAQLRALLRASAHGNLRIMVPLISGVSELREARSELEACRTALSRAGVRIGNRIQVGIMVETPSAALIADRLAQEADFFSVGTNDLIQYTMAIDRQNRDVAYLYKPLHLAVLRSLQNIVGAAKAAGIPVSMCGEMAGDPIYALVLLALGFDELSMTAGQVPMVKNILRRSSRAEALELLNTAMELTTAEEIERHIRTEMERRFLAAEP
- a CDS encoding DUF1800 domain-containing protein — translated: MIRRTALALALCATACAPEEFPADENAAEALRQVEQAAEPLDTPTERNAIRFLEQATFGPRLARGASPRPIDAVEQVVAVGITKSITAQVSAPRSLFDGTNDSKDLGSQFFVNAVTGQDQLRQRVAFALSQIFVVSPSGIANNAATPESEPKVAMAGFLNMLSANAFGNFRTLLEAVTKDPAMGNYLDLVNNRAFDTAGKAKEPNENYAREMLQLFTLGLHKLNENGTVQLNAEGLPTPAYTEAHVQAFSRALSGWTFAAAAGCPTIGRTNPANYTQPMIGCDANHLSTSQTLLRGAVTTAGGGAAAHLKQALDNVFADPNLPPFICKQLIQHLVTSNPSPGYVSRVVAVFKNNGNNVRGDLGAVVRKILEDDEARGPQPLVPLYTTYGRLRPPALFITSVVRWLGGTLDTSAGLDPGAKLNGWSRAMGQDVPRPPSVFSYYPPNAAAPGGMGLLGPEFAILDTATATARANVMYDMLFASSTASAGVLLDVSTLPTEPSDLVYTLGRYWIHDAMSWSLQVAVYNAITDTRAGNTLRKQRLAVYLTSLSPEYQIQR